The Ziziphus jujuba cultivar Dongzao chromosome 7, ASM3175591v1 genome includes a region encoding these proteins:
- the LOC107409644 gene encoding WAT1-related protein At5g64700 isoform X2, protein MDSKKPYLAVIFIQMIYSGMILLSKAAFNEGMNSCIFIFYRQLAGTVFVLPFAMIFERKNATPLSFVTFCKIFMVAFLGITLSLNAFSLALIYTNATLGAAAVNCLPVTTFFYAVLLRMEKVRIRTTQGLFKIAGLLLCIIGVAILTFYKGPKLKPLFHHYLLEYHEPIHHQSQVSSNKRWIIGCLLFFVSINSWGLWLVFQGIMVTGVTLYLQTWVLEKKGPVFQAMSQPLNLIFTIFGSIFLLGEVINLGSVLGGIFLVVSLYTVLWGENMNKTKGKQECLPVQAEKERVELNEQVK, encoded by the exons ATGGATTCAAAAAAACCTTATTTGGCTGTGATTTTTATACAAATGATATATTCTGGTATGATCTTGCTCTCTAAGGCTGCCTTTAATGAAGGTATGAACAGTTGCATCTTCATCTTCTATAGACAATTGGCTGGAACTGTGTTCGTTCTCCCCTTCGCTATGATCTTCGAACG GAAAAATGCAACTCCACTTTCTTTTGTCACTTTCTGCAAGATTTTCATGGTTGCGTTTTTGGG GATTACTCTGTCCCTTAATGCTTTTAGCCTTGCACTTATCTATACAAATGCAACTCTAGGTGCTGCAGCTGTTAACTGCCTTCCAGTCACAACATTTTTCTATGCTGTTCTACTAAG GATGGAGAAAGTGAGGATAAGAACAACCCAAGGGCTTTTCAAGATTGCTGGTCTATTACTGTGCATTATAGGTGTGGCAATTCTTACATTTTACAAAGGCCCCAAATTGAAGCCCTTATTCCATCATTACCTCCTTGAGTATCATGAGCCAATTCATCATCAATCCCAAGTTTCTTCCAATAAAAGATGGATTATTGGTTGCTTACTTTTTTTCGTTTCTATAAATTCTTGGGGTTTGTGGCTTGTTTTTCAG GGAATTATGGTGACCGGAGTCACATTGTACTTGCAAACTTGGGTTCTTGAAAAGAAAGGACCAGTTTTTCAAGCTATGTCACAACCATTGAATCTGATTTTTACGATATTTGGTTCGATTTTTCTACTAGGAGAAGTCATTAATTTGGGAAG TGTTTTAGGTGGGATTTTTCTGGTTGTAAGCCTTTACACAGTTTTATGGGGGGAGAACATgaacaaaacaaaaggaaaacagGAATGCCTGCCAGTTCAAGCTGAAAAAGAACGTGTGGAGTTGAACGAGCAGGTGAAATGA
- the LOC107409644 gene encoding WAT1-related protein At5g64700 isoform X1, whose protein sequence is MDSKKPYLAVIFIQMIYSGMILLSKAAFNEGMNSCIFIFYRQLAGTVFVLPFAMIFERKNATPLSFVTFCKIFMVAFLGITLSLNAFSLALIYTNATLGAAAVNCLPVTTFFYAVLLRMEKVRIRTTQGLFKIAGLLLCIIGVAILTFYKGPKLKPLFHHYLLEYHEPIHHQSQVSSNKRWIIGCLLFFVSINSWGLWLVFQTRVLSSYPSKLSFTALQCLSSAIQSFIPAIALERDPNQWKLGWDIRLILVLYCGIMVTGVTLYLQTWVLEKKGPVFQAMSQPLNLIFTIFGSIFLLGEVINLGSVLGGIFLVVSLYTVLWGENMNKTKGKQECLPVQAEKERVELNEQVK, encoded by the exons ATGGATTCAAAAAAACCTTATTTGGCTGTGATTTTTATACAAATGATATATTCTGGTATGATCTTGCTCTCTAAGGCTGCCTTTAATGAAGGTATGAACAGTTGCATCTTCATCTTCTATAGACAATTGGCTGGAACTGTGTTCGTTCTCCCCTTCGCTATGATCTTCGAACG GAAAAATGCAACTCCACTTTCTTTTGTCACTTTCTGCAAGATTTTCATGGTTGCGTTTTTGGG GATTACTCTGTCCCTTAATGCTTTTAGCCTTGCACTTATCTATACAAATGCAACTCTAGGTGCTGCAGCTGTTAACTGCCTTCCAGTCACAACATTTTTCTATGCTGTTCTACTAAG GATGGAGAAAGTGAGGATAAGAACAACCCAAGGGCTTTTCAAGATTGCTGGTCTATTACTGTGCATTATAGGTGTGGCAATTCTTACATTTTACAAAGGCCCCAAATTGAAGCCCTTATTCCATCATTACCTCCTTGAGTATCATGAGCCAATTCATCATCAATCCCAAGTTTCTTCCAATAAAAGATGGATTATTGGTTGCTTACTTTTTTTCGTTTCTATAAATTCTTGGGGTTTGTGGCTTGTTTTTCAG ACTAGAGTCTTATCAAGCTATCCTTCAAAGCTAAGCTTTACAGCCCTTCAATGCCTTTCAAGTGCTATTCAATCATTTATACCTGCTATTGCTTTGGAAAGAGACCCTAATCAGTGGAAGCTGGGCTGGGATATTAGATTAATTTTAGTACTTTACTGT GGAATTATGGTGACCGGAGTCACATTGTACTTGCAAACTTGGGTTCTTGAAAAGAAAGGACCAGTTTTTCAAGCTATGTCACAACCATTGAATCTGATTTTTACGATATTTGGTTCGATTTTTCTACTAGGAGAAGTCATTAATTTGGGAAG TGTTTTAGGTGGGATTTTTCTGGTTGTAAGCCTTTACACAGTTTTATGGGGGGAGAACATgaacaaaacaaaaggaaaacagGAATGCCTGCCAGTTCAAGCTGAAAAAGAACGTGTGGAGTTGAACGAGCAGGTGAAATGA